The sequence TCGCCCTTAACAGCAATATCCGTTCCAACTGCTTTTAGGTATATATTACGACCGTAGATTCCACCTACTACTGATGAGGATATTAATACTTCTCCGGGATTATCTCCCTGCTTTTATATATTACGACCGTAGATTCCACCTACTACTGATGAGGATATTAATACTTCTCCGGGATTATCTCCCTGCTTTATTACTTCCTTTGTTCCTGTGTTGTAATCATACTGTCCACCTATTAATGTTAGGTCATTTCCGTTTAACTGCCCGTTTACCTTTATATTTTTAGCTAATAAACTCAAATTTTCTGCTGCATTACCGTTAAAATTCCCGTTTATTTCTATTCTTCCGTCTCTAACCATTATTGTCATAAGATCATCGGTTATTCTCCCTGTAGTAAAGGTTGTATTGCCAAATCTTCCCACTAAACCCGAATTTCCACCGAAATATATTCCGTTAGGATTACT comes from Sebaldella sp. S0638 and encodes:
- a CDS encoding filamentous hemagglutinin N-terminal domain-containing protein, yielding DEKNLILNNISPKEGAGYRSELGGIIAPNENYTGAPARAVLIRVHNDPSVIKGFIEAASTGKMDVFWSNPNGIYFGGNSGLVGRFGNTTFTTGRITDDLMTIMVRDGRIEINGNFNGNAAENLSLLAKNIKVNGQLNGNDLTLIGGQYDYNTGTKEVIKQGDNPGEVLISSSVVGGIYGRNI